In Arachis hypogaea cultivar Tifrunner chromosome 17, arahy.Tifrunner.gnm2.J5K5, whole genome shotgun sequence, a single window of DNA contains:
- the LOC112764166 gene encoding dehydrin ERD14 — protein sequence MAEEHHKQYEGSESRDVEVQDRGVLDFLGKKKEGENKPQEEVIATEFDDKVKVSDEADHEKKPSLLEKLHRSDSSSSSSSEEEVEEGGKKIRKKKEKKGLKEKVEEKIGHKKEEEHHEESGAVPVEKVEVHHTEEKKGFLDKIKEKLPGGANKKAEEHTAITTPPPPAAECVETAHQHHEHEAQGETKEKKGILEKIKEKLPGYHPKSEDDKEKEKQSASH from the exons ATGGCAGAGGAGCACCACAAGCAGTATGAGGGATCTGAGAGCCGGGACGTGGAGGTCCAGGACCGCGGCGTCTTAGATTTTCTTGGTAAGAAAAAGGAGGGTGAGAATAAGCCTCAAGAGGAGGTGATCGCCACCGAGTTTGACGACAAGGTTAAGGTATCTGATGAGGCTGATCATGAGAAGAAACCCAGCCTCTTGGAGAAGCTTCACCGATCAGACAGCAGCTCAAGTTCT TCGAGTGAGGAGGAGGTTgaagaaggagggaagaagataaggaagaagaaggaaaagaaagggTTGAAGGAGAAGGTGGAGGAGAAGATAGGGCACAAGAAGGAGGAGGAGCATCATGAGGAGAGTGGTGCAGTTCCAGTAGAGAAAGTTGAGGTTCATCATACTGAGGAGAAGAAGGGCTTCCTCGACAAGATTAAGGAGAAGCTACCTGGTGGTGCTAACAAGAAGGCTGAGGAGCACACGGCCATCACCACTCCACCACCACCAGCAGCAGAGTGCGTTGAGACTGCTCATCAACATCATGAGCATGAGGCTCAGGGTGAGACCAAGGAAAAGAAAGGCATCTTGGAAAAGATCAAAGAGAAGCTCCCTGGCTATCACCCCAAGTCAGAGGAcgacaaagagaaagaaaaacagagTGCTTCTCATTGA